The following DNA comes from Malania oleifera isolate guangnan ecotype guangnan chromosome 12, ASM2987363v1, whole genome shotgun sequence.
TAGAAGAAAAGTTGACACTGCAAATACTTCAAGAGCTCGCCTCCATCAAGAGTTGGCTGATTCTGAAGCTGAATTCACCCATCTTCTGTTGTCCCTCGGTGAACGATCCCTCCCTGGACGGGTAATTACAATTTTTTGCTCTCAATCAATCTACCAGGCTAGCATTTAGGTTTGAGACGATCCAGAACAGTAGACCTGCTAATATGTCTAAAAAGATAGATAGTAGCACAGGAAATTTTAGATTCCGGATTATTCAGCATTATTTAATTGAGTTGAAAAAGTAAGAGGCTCATTGGTAACAGAATTTTGAagcacatgtgtgtgtgtgtgtgtgttggggggAAGTGGGGTTGGTTACAATTTGAAGAATTTCAGGGAAAAAAATGATACAGGCAAAGGCAAGATATAAAAAAACTATTGTCAACTATTATACACGATGAAACAATTATTCATAAGTTAAATGCTtatattaaatattcattttatGCATTACATGGATAATAGAAGGACTATTGGGCGAGCTATTCGGTTGATTCTTCATGCTTTAGTTAATAATGTCAAATAAGCAGCAGCATTGATTGATGACAGGGCCAAAACAACTTGGCAATAGTCATTCCCTTTCTAATTTAGGAAATTATTAGCAATAAAATTTCAGAATTTCTGTAGAGTTCCATTTTCAAGGAAAAAACAAATTATATGGATATTATCATTTGGAATGGTTAAATTTCAATCTTGAAGATATTCTGAAGGATCTGTCAAACAGGGACTAGCAAATGCCATTTATTGATTTGCATTGAGTTTACTCATCTTACAACAACAAAGCATGTGTTTGTGCTAATTGAGTCTAAATATTTTGCCCAAAACAGCCAGGAAAAATGGCCGGAACACTTAAGGAACAGTTAGATTCAATCACCCCAGCTCTACGGGAGATGCGGCTGAGGAAAGAAGAGAGAATGAACCAGTTTCGAGCTGTGCAAGGGCAGATTCAGAAGATTTCTGCAGAAATAGTAGGTCAATCAGAGTACAATGATTCATCATCAAATGTCATAGTGAATGAGAATGATCTCTCACTTAAGAAACTCGAGGAGTACCAAATTGAGCTACAAAGACTCCATAATGAGAAGGTACTATAAGAGTTAACAGGAATCCTGCTGTGGATCATGAATGGATCATTGCATCCAATTAAtactttttcttttgttttttttttttttctttttggtttattattattattatttttgtggtTCATCTTGTCTTCACTTGAAAGAGTGACAGACTCCAGAGAGTAGAAAAGTATATAACTGCAGTCCACAATCTATCTGCGACACTCGGGATGGATTCCTCCATGATCATTACAAAGGTTCACCCAAGCTTGAATGAGTTGTGTGGGATATCGAAAAACATAAGCGACAGTATTTTGGCTAAACTCAACAGCACTGTGGAGTCTCTTGAAGAAGAAAAGCAAAAGCGTCTTGAGAAGGTAAGGCATACATATGATATCAAGCTGATGTACAACTAAATGTAACTTGAAACATAAGTATAAGCAAAACTAACTGATGAAATGTAAGCAAATCTAATCAAACATTGGTAGGGGCTCGAGTCATTTCTGCTTCCACATTTAACTTAATTGATACATGTTATAGATCAAATAAAGCACCAGCATAATTTTTCCTTTCGTCATGTTTGTAGCTTCACCATCTTGGAAAAGCACTGACAAACTTGTGGAACCTCATGGATACCCCCTACGAGGACCGTCAATTGTTTTCGCATATTACTGATCTATTATCAGCTTCATCAGCAGAGGTATCTACTCCTGGAAGTCTTACCCTCAGCATTATACAACAGGTCAGTGTTTTATGATTGATGACCATCAAATCATCAGAATCAGGAATAGAATTAAACAGTTCTTTTTCATTGTCTCAAGGTTGATACTGAAGTCAAGAGAATGGATCAGTTAAAAGCAAGCAAGATGAAAGAGCTTTTCCTAAAGAAACAGATAGAGCTTGAAGAGATATGCAACAGATCACACATGGAGATCCCTTCACGATCAGAGATGGATAATATAATAAACCTTATAAATTCTGGTGAGTGGAttaacatttttttatatataaatatacactagCCCACAAACTGACTTAAAATGAACAAAAGGGGAGATTGACCATGCCGATCTCCTCACAAGCATGGACGAACAGATATCAAGGGCAAAAGAAGAAGCTTATAGTAGAAAGGCTATCATGGAGAAGGTAGACAAATGGATGTTAGCACGTGACGAAGAGCGATGGCTGGAAGAATATAGCATGGTTAGTTTATTCATATTTCCTACCTTTGGTCCACGGGAAAAGTTTGTTCTGTCCTTTCCTGCATGCAACTAACATTTCAAGTTTTCTTCCATGTGTTTTTTCAGGATGACAATAGATATTCAGTCAGCAGAGGAGCTCACAGGAATTTGAGACGTGCAGAACGTGCCCGAATAACAGTAAACAAAATCCCAGGTGAGGTGAACAAAGTTTTATCAATGGAAACAAGGGAATTTTAAGAGAAGACACATTAGatacaccaccaccaccaccaccagcaGGCATTAAGTTCTAGGTGGGGTTAGCTGCAATTCCTCTGCTATTCCACACGATTAAAGACACGAGATgtgtttcttttaattatttaaaaaaaaaacatcatacACAAAGCCAACCAAGTATATAGTCACAGGCCACAAAGCTCCAAGAATCAGGTCCCAAATCTAAGATGAAAGCCAACTCCAAAAATTTCAAGTACATTTCCACTAGTTAACAAATTAATAATCACCGATCATTAATAAATGAGGAACCAACTTAGTCCCATGGGATAAATAATTCTAGAATTTTacaattaatcttttttttttcataaatccTTTATGTTGTTAAATATTAGAACAGATACACAATAAAAGCACATGCACTAAATAGAAATTATACTAAGACAAATAATATCAAATATGATAGCTTACAAAATTACACTACAGGAGAAGAGGATCAAATATATGCAACAATAAAATGATTTGCTAGCCATGATGGATGTTGTACTTACAAACTTAGAGAAATTTCAGACGAATTTAAGGTAAGAAGGGTAACAATTAACAAGTGTaacaatattaattaaaaataagacattttccctcaaatttgaaattattacATATTTCATTATGAAATGGTATTTCAAGGCTTCCTTTTGTGTTATTATGGTATACATTAAGGGTTTTTCTTTTGGGGGGGTTAAGGAACAATGGAAGTTAACAATCAGAATTTCTTCAAAAATGCCCTTGAATTTATTCGAGATGTGAGCAAAACACATTATCACGCTAAGCCCCTAGGCTATCAAAGTGACTtctataaaataatttaatattcaaattctattaattaataatttcttTTTATCTATCTTAGTTATTAATTACCAGAGCTTGACCGATTAGGACCAACTGATTGTTATAAACGACTATACATACGCCTTCACACAATGGTTGATATGCAGCTTTGGTGGATTTGCTGATAACAAAGACAAAGAGCTGGGAAGAAGAACGAAATAAAGTTTTCTTGTACGATGAGGTAAGATAGTCATTCTTGTCAAGAAAATATTACTTCATTTGATGGTTGTACTACCAACTGAAAATTTGAGACATGCATCACATTTAACTTGATTACAACTACTGATGGAAAGAGTTAAAAATGGAAAACAAGGTTTGAACATCGTGTAAATCAAGCATCAAACTGTTTTAATATGAGCTTTGGTATATCTATTATAGAACTtgctacaacaacaacaaaccaagccttaggTCCCATAAGGTGGAGTCgattacatgaatccttttccgccaattatGCAATCATGAACAATTTCCTTCGCCAAAtacagggctattaaatccttactcactatctcattccaagttattttaggtctacccctaccccttctactacccctcacattaactaaatcactcttcctcactggcacactatgtggcctacgttgcaagtgcccaaaccatttgagtcgtccctcacttatcttatcttctacaggagctacacctaacATGCCACAAATATGtacatttcttaatttatcttctaCCGATATACCACTCATCGATCTAAGCATTTTCATCtcagtaacttttactttttggacatGTTTTTTCTTAGCCGTCCAACcatttgatccatatagcatattCTAATACgcatagcatagctagtcttatagcaattctataaaatttcccttttaattttaaggatattctatgatcacaaagcacacttgaagcacttctctattttacccagCTTGTTTTAACTTTATGTATTACATCTTGTTCAACTTCTCCTTCATCTTGCATAACtaatccaaggtatcaaaatctactatgatttcttcatcatcaagtttaactttatctccaatattcctactactattactgaaattacatttcatatactctatcttatttttacttatcctaaagactctagattctaaagtttctctccataattctagtTTAGATTTTGCTctatccctagtttcatcaatcaatacaatatcatctacaaacaacatacaccatgaaaactcattttggacaCTTCTAATCaattcatccatcactaaagcaaaaggaGATAAGGGCTTAACGCAGatccttaatgtacacctattgtgattggaaattcactaatttctccatctatagtcccaACACTAGTcatactccatcatacatatctataatgacatcagtatacctactacatacaccttttttttttcctaaaacccaccACAGAAACTTCCCTATTACAGAACTTGCTGAAATTGAAAATTTCTCAGCTTGCTCTAAAGAGGGCCTAAACATCCACAAAACATTAATATTATGGTCCAGTTTCTTTAGGGGAATTGTTGGAAAGATTTTGTAGTTAACAGCATAGAGTGAAGATGGTGCCCAAGCCTAGGAGGGTATTTGAGTCCAGGACAAAGCTTCTTGCACATATGATATCTCAGGTTCAAAGGAAGAAGTACTAACAGACCAGTACCCTTTTCTATGTTTTTTTCTTTCCCTCttgttgaaatttcaaaatgaaaaataaaaaatgacccTTTACGTTCAAGTTCAACAAACTACAGAATAAGATGTCAAATAGAGAAGATGATAAAACCGTACTCACAGAGAAATTATATTTGCATTATTTAAAGAGCATGTGAAGTTGTAGAACTCTAGCTTCTAAATTCTAAATTCCATTCTGCTCATCTCTGACATCTCTGAAATccaaatataaaatattcatcTATAAACTGTAATTTTTCATCATGCATTTCTCCAACATAACAATGCAGTTACTCATATCTGCTCATCATTAAACCAAATTCACTCTTATATGGAAATTCATTGCTCCTGTAATCTAGGTACCTCTCTTGGCAATGCTGGAGGAGTATATATTGTGCAGGCAagaaagagaagaggagaagCAAAGGCAAAGGGTCAGTATTGCTTCTATCTCTATTTCTTATAAGCATGTAATCAATACAGAAAAATAGGCATACATTCCAGAATGCAATTTAATTACCTATTTATGATGAAGTAGCCATTCCCCCAGGAAAAGAAGAAGGTGCAAGGTCAAGTAGCTGAGCAAGAAAATTTGTTCGGGTCCAGGCCAAGCACCAGCACTCGGCGACTTTCAAACCAGAGCATAAATGGAGGCATTAGCACTGCAAGCCCCTTAAATAGAAGGCTTTCTCTGAGCATCCAGCAGCTAGGGTCAAACAGCATCAACTCAGCAACTCTAGGCATGTCTTTCATGAAGGAAGGAAAGAAGACACGTGGACAAAAATTGCTTGCTCGGCCTGGCCTTGCTTCTCATCTTAGGGATGAAACAGCTTCAGTGGTCTCAACATTTTCAGGTCCTTTATCTCCATGAATTTTAAGTCAGACATCAATTTTCAACCGTGATGCAACATCATCAATAGATGATATTAGAGAAAGCTTCCCATCTATGTTAATATAATAGATTGTCGAGAAAAAATAAATTCAGCTTGTTATGTAACTTGATGAAAATACTTGTGTAATTATGTCTTGTCGTTTTTCCAATGGCTCCATCTTCTAAGAGGGTTTTGATTTGCTAgtgcaaaataaatatatatttcaaagattttttattttcttactaaTTAATACAGATGCATTCTGTGAAGCATTCTATCAATGtaaaaaatgtataataataCATGTTTCCAATCAAAGAGCTTGATTCTTCTTAAAAAtatattgaattatttttcagtgCAGATCAAAACTATATATAGGGTTGCCAGCAAAACATATTTCTAGGGTTCACAATTTCTTACTGCTGAAAATGTCCACTTTTGCAGTTAACCAGTTACCTGTAATGGCAGCGACTTTACTGCGAGCAGTAGATGCAATTTTGAAAAGTGAACCATAGAACTAGCAGAATGCAAAGTGCCATGCAAGTAACATTTAGAGTGCAATACtgtcaattaattaaaattatgttcTAATATTGATAAAATATAGAAGCTAGCTTACATAATATATGGCAAGAAATAAATCACATTCCTGCAAGTTAATATTTTGGCAACTTACTTAATATACAGACCCAATTGTTACGGTAATTACTCCACTTTTTTGGGCAGTTAAAAAAATATGTGCAGCATGTAACACACAGCTATAAAGGTGAATAGGAAAATGCCATAATGAATGTATCCAAGCCTAGAGGGTTAGACAAATCTAAGGTACTAGTCAAGAGAGGAATTAATATTTCTCTATGAAAAGGAATTAATTTTTTATCCAGGTACCATCCAATAAGATCAGTTTTTACTGAGATATTAAATAAATCCAGATAACATTATCGCCTGCAAACTCTCCATGCCTCATACTTTCTCAGCTTTGTGCGAATTACCTTTCTAAGCTGTTTTAAAAACATCAGTTTCAAACCTTCAGAGGCTCAGCTTTAACAACCATGATCTAGCCTGACCTCATACTCCCATCAGGTCTTGAAGAGCAAGTCAGGAACTGTCTAATGCTTCCCACCGGCCCCTTAAAAACACAGCAAGCTCATGAAATATTCAACCTCATAGTAGTTGAATAAAGTTCTGTTATTTGATTGTTTAGGCATGctgttctattcatcaaatcaACAGGAAGAGAAATAACAAATATATCCAAAAAGTGAACTTTGCTATTTCAATCTAATGTATCAGCTTCAATTATTTTCAACACAGTTATGTATGAATTCCAAGAGAATATAAGAGCGTCAGACTCATCCAGTGAGGGAAAACAAacagcaattaaaaaaaaattctaaataatGCAAACCATGTAATCCTTTTCCAAATGGAAAGCCTAATGCACTTG
Coding sequences within:
- the LOC131144742 gene encoding 65-kDa microtubule-associated protein 8 isoform X1, coding for MGSFQKPMAMRSSALLETSCGYLLQELQMIWDEVGEDQFEREKVLLDLEQECLEVYRRKVDTANTSRARLHQELADSEAEFTHLLLSLGERSLPGRPGKMAGTLKEQLDSITPALREMRLRKEERMNQFRAVQGQIQKISAEIVGQSEYNDSSSNVIVNENDLSLKKLEEYQIELQRLHNEKSDRLQRVEKYITAVHNLSATLGMDSSMIITKVHPSLNELCGISKNISDSILAKLNSTVESLEEEKQKRLEKLHHLGKALTNLWNLMDTPYEDRQLFSHITDLLSASSAEVSTPGSLTLSIIQQVDTEVKRMDQLKASKMKELFLKKQIELEEICNRSHMEIPSRSEMDNIINLINSGEIDHADLLTSMDEQISRAKEEAYSRKAIMEKVDKWMLARDEERWLEEYSMDDNRYSVSRGAHRNLRRAERARITVNKIPALVDLLITKTKSWEEERNKVFLYDEVPLLAMLEEYILCRQEREEEKQRQRPFPQEKKKVQGQVAEQENLFGSRPSTSTRRLSNQSINGGISTASPLNRRLSLSIQQLGSNSINSATLGMSFMKEGKKTRGQKLLARPGLASHLRDETASVVSTFSGPLSP
- the LOC131144742 gene encoding 65-kDa microtubule-associated protein 8 isoform X2, with translation MGSFQKPMAMRSSALLETSCGYLLQELQMIWDEVGEDQFEREKVLLDLEQECLEVYRRKVDTANTSRARLHQELADSEAEFTHLLLSLGERSLPGRPGKMAGTLKEQLDSITPALREMRLRKEERMNQFRAVQGQIQKISAEIVGQSEYNDSSSNVIVNENDLSLKKLEEYQIELQRLHNEKSDRLQRVEKYITAVHNLSATLGMDSSMIITKVHPSLNELCGISKNISDSILAKLNSTVESLEEEKQKRLEKLHHLGKALTNLWNLMDTPYEDRQLFSHITDLLSASSAEVSTPGSLTLSIIQQVDTEVKRMDQLKASKMKELFLKKQIELEEICNRSHMEIPSRSEMDNIINLINSGEIDHADLLTSMDEQISRAKEEAYSRKAIMEKVDKWMLARDEERWLEEYSMDDNRYSVSRGAHRNLRRAERARITVNKIPALVDLLITKTKSWEEERNKVFLYDEVPLLAMLEEYILCRQEREEEKQRQREKKKVQGQVAEQENLFGSRPSTSTRRLSNQSINGGISTASPLNRRLSLSIQQLGSNSINSATLGMSFMKEGKKTRGQKLLARPGLASHLRDETASVVSTFSGPLSP